The Strix uralensis isolate ZFMK-TIS-50842 chromosome 5, bStrUra1, whole genome shotgun sequence genome segment ATCCAGCTCCAAGTGCTCCTCCCCTGCTCCTAGGTCACTCTCTGGCCTGCCTTGATGAATAAAATACCAGCTTCAACAGGTGAAGACTGGCAAAATTTTAAGCACATGAAATCTTTGCACCTGAGGCATTCGAGGGTGCTCCCGTCTCTTTCTCTCACCTCCAGATTGCCAAAGCTGAGGAGCGATGGGGAGGGGTGAAGAGCAGCTGGGTCGGCTGCCCTCTCTCACAACCTGGCTTGAAGGAGAGACATTCACTACTCACCAGACAAAACCAGACAAGCCCACGTGGCCGACATCACACCGTGAGCGGTGTCTGTAACAGCCTAGGGTCCCCTATGCTGCCCAAGGTGTCACCTCTGCTGCTTTGCCCGCCTGCCTTCGTTCTCTTCCTGCCCCTCCGGGTTCGcccaggagagctggggaggTGTCATGGATGGTGATGTCATAGAAGACGCCTCTGTTCCCACTGTTCCTTCCACCGCTGCTCCTGCTTCCTCCTGCCCACACCTCTCCCCCTGCTTCCCCTTCTGCCCCACCGCCAGGCCTGTGTGCTGCCCACCACTGGATTTGTGTTGGGGAAGGCAGCAGCGGCTGCCTGCCTGAGGCTGAGTTTGGACACGGGCCACCTCCTGCGGCAGTGGGGTCTGACGTCCTCGCTGTGCCACCGGGTTCAAACTCAGAGAAGGCCTCCATGGAAGATGTTTGGTTTCCCTGAGTTGACATCCATGGTAACTTTCCATTCTCAACACCTCTCCTGTCTCCCGGAGACTCGTGGTCTCAGTGGTGGCTCGCCCACTCCTGGCCAGCCTCGTCCTTCATGGGGAAGCCTCTTTGGGGCTGCTGTCTGTCATCATAGGAGCTCAGAGCAGCCCATCACCTCCTCACATTACAGGTCACCTGTCTCGTTGCTCATTTGGCCTGGTAAGGACCAGGTTACCTCATCAGCCAGGACACTGCTTGGAGACTTGGCTTTGTCCAAACATGGTTGCTCTGGAGACCTGCACCTTGTCCCTGTCTGGTGCTCAGTGGCGTTTCGGGTTTCCCATCTTGTTTAAGACAGATCTTTCCTACCCATCACACAACGTGCTTTTCTGCCATATCCCACAACCTGCCTGGCTCAGCACAGCATCAGCTGTCTTCCTGCATCTGCTTTCTGCCTTCTGTAGGTGCTTGTCCACCATTTTAGGATGCATGTTGACCATGCGCTCGCAGCAGCTCTCGAACGACAGCAGGAAGGGACTGAGCCAGAAggacatttctttcctccttaaaTCAGAAGGATGGTTCAGCAGGGTCAGGCTTACGCACAGAGTGGCACTGCCTCATAGGTGGATGGAGATTGTATGGGGAGGGAGACCTTGGCTTCCTTGCCTTTTACTAGGATCAgagcctgcagctgctgcctgctgccaggaggagTGGAAACACCCTCTCCCCAAGGGGTGATCCCACCGAATCCACTGTGGAGGAGGCGGTGTGGAGCAGGAAGGACGTGACTCCAGGCTGAGGCAGAGCCAACAAAATGTCAGATCTCCATTTTATCAGGGGCCTCCTTTTTTTGTGGTGTCCTTATGCAGGTGAGGAAATCTTCCCTCTGTCCTCAGGAGGGCATGGCAACTGTCACAATACCCTCCTCTGGTACACCACTGAGCAGCCAGTTCTCATTTTGACAGGAGAAGATGCtggtttacatttctttttcttatgaaCACCCAGTCATGAGAAATTTTACACTTGTTCCTAGTGGCATGGTGGGAATCCACGTGACCAAAACAGTGCAACACCATTGCAGAGCTGGCATTCACATGtgcagttttaaagcattttctttctgtaacctGTACATTTCTAGGATGTTACTGAGCCCTCAGCATCTTAAAATGCCTCTGTACAAATACCACTGCACAAATGTAGTGCTAAATGGGTGACCTAATTTTCTATCCCACAAACCCCACTCCCGCGCAGCATACTTCTGTCTGAAAAGAGATCCTTGAAAAGTGGGATTGTGTGTTGGCTGACTAAATCATCTCGGTGTTCATGCATAAAcaggtgtgtgtgtctgtttttttctgctcactGCCAGCCCTGTAAACCCCATCTGGAACAAGGCAGCCAAATTGCGATTTTTCTGGAGCACAGGAAAGGAAATTCTGCCTTCGGACTGCTCCTGTCAATAATGTGTGAGCAGACCAAAATCTCTTCTCTCGCCCAGACCAGTGCGTACCTAGCTGAGCCACTGAGAGCAACCAAGCAAAATACTCCTTTGGTAAAGGCAATAAATGGGATGCCAGACAGACACAGAAAGCAGCCCAGTTTGaaggtggctttttttcttccatctgcaGAACAGAACTGCATTAACTGTATTATGTTCTCATTTAGTTCACTAGGAAGAAAGATGATGGAGAGAAAATGGTCTGAGGAATCAGTATTATTCTTACACAAAACCCAGTAGAAGGCATTTTGGTCTGGAAATGCAGCAGGAGGAAAATCCAGACACTTGTGAGAAGGCAGCAAGCTGGCAGGCAACTCTCTGCAGCATGTGTAGTTGAACCTATCTTCACTACATGAGCTGGCCCTGGTTACTGGACCCAAACAGCAGTGTCATGGTATGCGTGGCAGAACAGGCAGTGACCCTGACTCATGTTTCTGGGTGTCATTTTCCTCTGGTTGAGGTTGCTTTCGTCTGCTAAATACTTATTCTCCTGTAATATCACTCTACAACACCACtacacatctgttttctttcctttgatcAGGATCTGCAGTCCCTGACTTGGCTTTAACCTCCTGGATGGAGTGAAGAGAAACAGCTTTGTGGCCAGAAGCAGCTAAACACCAAGACAGTAGAGAGATTGCTCACAAGGTGAGAAAGTGAATAGAGCATGTCTGGGAAGGGAAGAGCTGAATGCTGAAAATTTGGTGTGTCCTGTGCTGCATGCCCCACTCTCATCCGGCCTGTACTGCTCCTGTACTTTATAAAGATGAAACACACTCCTGGGGTATCTAATATCCTTTCAAAAGGACCCTAtccaaaatgaaatcaaatcCTGTGTATTTTTCAGTGAAGACTATAATCAGAATGTTAGAAGGCATAACTAACGAAagtgtggctttttcttcctttcatgctgacaatatttttaatgtttttattggtCAGTTTGCCTTGAGGTGCATGCCTTGGGCCAGTGCTTTATTTGTACTACAAATGTTTTTCAGCCCTGAGTGTTGTAAACAAAACTTTGGGAATCGGTATAACCAGTGCGATGGTGTCTTCCAAAACATGCAGATCACCTGAAACAAGACCTGAGGGGTTTATCCTGCTGCGTTCACCTCATATTCTGACATCCCACACATAAGAGGACGATGTCAACTGTGTAAGCAGTGCCATCCAGCTAATCGGCTTACCTCACACTCCAGCATACATTTCCAAGGTGTGTTCTCCATATGAGTATAACTAATAAAAAATCAGGAGCCTCTAAATGTTTCAATCTAAATGTTCATTACCGTGCTTGATTAATAAAACAATTTATCTTTCCACTCACTTGCCTATCTGTTCTGTAGACAAAATCTAGATACAATTTGCTGCAGAATATGTAGGCCTTCCTTTTTAAGGAAAAGAGCTAtgactggaaagaagaaagaaaatagtctgCTTGGCAGGACTGGATGTTCCTGTGGCATTGACTGCTTCCTTCCTTGATTAAGCATGGGAATGCTGGAAGAAGAGCAGTGATTCACAGGCAACaggagagaagcagctgcagtGAGGGTTGTTGAGGAGAGCAGTAATGTTGTTCCTCTAACCTCACTAGACATGGGAACTTTGAGGACAATCAAATGATGGGTTTTGTCCTTTAGGGCTGTAACTTTATGATGGAGGACCCTCTTTGCGATCTGTGCCACAGTGGCTGCTCGTCTTTGGGTCACACTCCTTTCCCGCGCTCCTTGGTCTCGGTGCCCTCACTCTGCCCAGAGAAGATACTGAGGGGCTGGCTCCTGCGCTGTTAGCTAATGGTGGCTGACATGCAGCAGGTCGCTGCAGTTGCCCTGTTTGGACTTCTCCCTCCAAGAAGCAGGGGGGATTATTCATTGCTAGTTCCTCTGTTCACTCCAGCAGGTGACAGGACCATGGACGACACACAGAAGAGCAAGCTTCATCAGGAGAGTCCTGTGAGAGCTGAACTGCATCTATTCCCCTCCAGAAAACTCACAGGAGATACCTTCCAGGATGCCGATCAAAGACAGGACCGCaagcaggagctggaggcagaAAGTGAGGTGGAGACATCTTTTGGAAAGAGATGGGGAATGGTAACTCCCTGTGGGATGGAAGTCTGGGAATGTGAGGACAGTGGTAGAGCCCACATCAGCAAAGTTATCCTTGCTGGGGACAAGCCAGACCCACCCATGTGTGGGAACAGTGCTATTTGGATTCAGCAGGTGGGAGACAAAACCTACGAGTGTCCCgagtgtgggaagagcttcagccGGAGCTCGTACCTGAGCCAGCACCAGAGGATCCACCTGGCAGAGAAACCCTTCAGCTGCTCTGAATGTGGGAAGAGCTTCACCCGCAACTCAGACCTTATCAAACACCAGCGGATCCACACCGGTGAGAAGCCCTACCAGTGCAATGAGTGCAAGAAGACCTTCAGCCAGAGATCCAATGTGATCAGGCACCAGCGGACCCACACGGGAGAGAGACACTACCAGTGCAATGaatgtgggaagagcttcagccAGAACTCGCATCTCATCGTCCACCAGCGAAGCCACAAGGGTGAGAAACCCTTTAATTGTCCCCGGTGTGAGAAGAGCTTCAGCGACCGCTCTTCCCTGATTATACACCGGAGAGTtcacacgggagagaagccccACAAGTGCCAGGAGTGCGGGAAGCGTTTCCGGGACAGCTCAGCCATCATTAGGCATCAGAGGATCCACACGGGAGAGAAACCATACGAGTGCACCGAGTGCGGGAAGACCTTCCGGCAGAGCTCCTCGCTGGTGACCCACATGCGAACGCACACGGgcgagaagccctacaagtgcccTGTGTGTGGGAAGGGCTTTAGCCAGAGCTCGGCGCTCACCACTCATCGCCGCATCCATGGGGGAAAGGCCTTGCCCGTGTACCACGGTGGTCTCCTGACCAACCCCTACCAGTGCGCTGAGTGCGGCCGGAGGTGCAGCGACCGCTCCACTCTGGCCAAGCACCAGACTACGCACGCCGAGGAACGGCCCTACATCTGCGTGGAGTGTGGGGACAGCTTCCGGCGGAGCTCGGCTCTCAACGTGCACCTGAGGATCCACCGTGGCGAGAGACCCTACAAATGCGAGGAGTGCGGAAAAACGTTCAGGCACAGCTCAGCCCTCGGTGCCCACCTGAGGATCCACGCAGGAGCCAAGCCCTATGAGTGCGGAGAGTGTGGCAAAAGCTTCCGGAAAAGCTCCACGCTTAAAGTGCATTTGAAAATCCACGCGGCCAAGAAACCTTACAAATGTACGGTGGGTAGGAGAACACTCACTTCCCGCTCACTTCTGCCATAGGGCTGGAGCGGATGTTGGGAGCAGGAAACAAAAGCAGTGTTTGGGGTACCTGAAAAGGGTGGGTGATGAGAACCACGGTGGGAAGAGACTGACTGGAGACAT includes the following:
- the LOC141944651 gene encoding uncharacterized protein LOC141944651, with protein sequence MDDTQKSKLHQESPVRAELHLFPSRKLTGDTFQDADQRQDRKQELEAESEVETSFGKRWGMVTPCGMEVWECEDSGRAHISKVILAGDKPDPPMCGNSAIWIQQVGDKTYECPECGKSFSRSSYLSQHQRIHLAEKPFSCSECGKSFTRNSDLIKHQRIHTGEKPYQCNECKKTFSQRSNVIRHQRTHTGERHYQCNECGKSFSQNSHLIVHQRSHKGEKPFNCPRCEKSFSDRSSLIIHRRVHTGEKPHKCQECGKRFRDSSAIIRHQRIHTGEKPYECTECGKTFRQSSSLVTHMRTHTGEKPYKCPVCGKGFSQSSALTTHRRIHGGKALPVYHGGLLTNPYQCAECGRRCSDRSTLAKHQTTHAEERPYICVECGDSFRRSSALNVHLRIHRGERPYKCEECGKTFRHSSALGAHLRIHAGAKPYECGECGKSFRKSSTLKVHLKIHAAKKPYKCTVGRRTLTSRSLLP